GGAATCGTGAAGGAGACGCTTCCGCTGGGCCGGATCGCGGGAATACGCGTCGGGCTCCACTGGAGTGTGCTGGCCATCGTCGTCCTCGTCGCGCTGACTCTCGCACGAGGGCGGTTCCCCTCTGCGCACGCGGGCGAATCGGCCTGGGTCTACTGGGGACTTGGGATCGTCACGGCGATCGTCTTCCTTGTGTCGCTGCTGGCACATGAGCTCGCACACGCCGTTGTCGCGCGTCGCAACGGTATCGAGGTCGAAGGCATCACGCTGTGGATGCTGGGCGGAGTCGCACGGCTGCGCGGCGAGGCGAAGGACCCGGGTGCGGAACTGCGTATCGCGGGCGTGGGACCGCTCGTCAGCGCTGCGGCAGGGGTGCTGTTCACAGGAGTCGCGGTCTGGCTGGAGATCCTGGCCGTGCCGGGGCTCGTGGTCGAGGCCATGGCCTGGCTGGCTGCCATCAATTTCGTGCTGGCAGTGTTCAACGCTGTTCCCGCAGCGCCACTGGACGGCGGTCGAGTGCTGCGCGCGTTCCTGTGGTGGCGCAGCGGCGACCGGGTGCGGGCAGCGCTCAGCGCCGCGAACGCAGGGCGGGCGCTGGGCTGGTTCATGCTGTTCGCCGGCTTTGCATCGGTCCTGGTCACCGGGGATCTCGGTGGCCTGTGGTCGGCTCTCATCGGCTGGTTCCTCATCGCCGCCGCGACGGCGGAGGTGCGGGAGGCACAGCTGCGGGGCGCGCTGGCCGGGTTGGCGGTGCGGCAGGTGATGACACCTGACCCCGTCACCGTCGCGGCCACGGACACGGTCGAACATCTCTTGAGCACCACGCCGTTCGGCCGCTATCGCCATTCGACGCTTCCGGTCGTGTCGCACGACGGGACGCCGGTCGGTCTGATGACGGTCGCAAGGATCAACCGCGTGCCTGTGGAGGCGCGCTGCGCCACCGCCGTGGCAGGCGTCATGTGCCCATTGACCGATGTGGCGACGGCGGAGCCCGGTGAAGCCGTCATGGACCTTCTGCCGCGTCTCGAGTCGAGTGCCGAGCGGCGCGCCCTGGTGCTGGACGACGGACATCTCGTCGGCATCGTCGCTCTGTCGGACATCACTCGCGCGGTTTCGTGGCTGACGACGGCGACACGTTCAGGGCCAGTCACAACTGCCAAGCAAGGGAGGCACGGTGATGGATGACCAAGCCAGAGCCGGCGGCGGTGCGGCTCTGCGTTCGGGGGCGGCAGCACCCCAGGGACGTATCGATGTCACGCACGTGTCCGGCCAGTCGTACGCAGTGTTTGTGCGCGATCACGAACTGACCGTCGACCAGCCGGTCGACGCGGGAGGCTCCGACGAAGGGCCCACCCCCGTGGAGCTGTTCGTCTCCTCGCTCGCTTCGTGTGCCGCTTATTACGCAGGACGTTTTCTGGAGCGCCAACACCTGCCGAACGAGAGCCTGCGGGTGCGGGCGGAGTTCGACATGGCCGATGACCGCCCGGCGCGGGTTTCGGCCGTGCGCATGAGGATCGAACTCCCCGAAGAGATCGGCACGGTGCGGCGCAGGAGCCTGCTTGCTGTTGTCGATCACTGCACGGTGCACAACTCGCTGCGTGTCCCTCCCGAAGTCAGCGTGGGTGTCGGTTGATGTCGGCCGGACAACTGTCCAGGGCGGGGCGATCGATCCCCTGGCCTCGCCGCCGCACTCGACAGGACAGGACGAGGGTGCAGGCATGAATCAATCGACGTACGAGTGCCTGATTGTGGGCGTCGACGGCTCGGCTGCCTCGCTCGCCGCGCTGCGCTGGTCGGCCGCTCAGGCCAGGTTGTTGCGGACTCATGTGGTCGCGGTTCACGCCTGGCTGCCGACGGGCGCGCGTCGCGCACCGTACGCGCCTGCTGCCGAGCTGCCCACGCCCGAGCAGGACCGCCGGCGTGCGGCAGAGAGGCTCCACGGCATGGTGTCCCGCCTTCTCGAACTGGACCCGGAAGCACAGGTCCGCACCCTGCTGGACCAGGGGTCGCCCGTCCCGGTACTGCTGCGCCACGCCCGTCACGCTCTGCTGCTGGCCCTGGGCCGCGGGCCGCGTGTGGACATCACCCTGCCCGCCCTCGGCTCGGTGGCACGGGATTGTGTCCGGTGCGCCAAGTGCCCGGTGGTCACAGTGCCCGAGTCGCCGTCCGAGCTCACGGCATGCCCGGTCCCGCTCGGCGAGGACTCGGCAGTGCGGCTGGAACAGGCCTGAGCGTCTGACCCGGTCGGCCCATACCGGGGGACGTTCGGCCCAGGGCGTGAGCCACCTCCGGCGTGTTCGACTGAGCACGCCACCCTGCGGGTCTGCGGGGCGGGTGCCGGGGCCGGTCCTCGCGTGGCGGGCTTCGCTGAGGGCGGGCAGCGTGGACTACGGGGGCACAGCGAGAGAGGCGACAGGCCATGGAGAGCAAAGCATCGGCGGGCCGGGTTGTGGTGGGTGTCGATGGTTCGCCGTCGTCGCAGTCGGCTCTGCGGTGG
The Streptomyces lunaelactis genome window above contains:
- a CDS encoding site-2 protease family protein; its protein translation is MKETLPLGRIAGIRVGLHWSVLAIVVLVALTLARGRFPSAHAGESAWVYWGLGIVTAIVFLVSLLAHELAHAVVARRNGIEVEGITLWMLGGVARLRGEAKDPGAELRIAGVGPLVSAAAGVLFTGVAVWLEILAVPGLVVEAMAWLAAINFVLAVFNAVPAAPLDGGRVLRAFLWWRSGDRVRAALSAANAGRALGWFMLFAGFASVLVTGDLGGLWSALIGWFLIAAATAEVREAQLRGALAGLAVRQVMTPDPVTVAATDTVEHLLSTTPFGRYRHSTLPVVSHDGTPVGLMTVARINRVPVEARCATAVAGVMCPLTDVATAEPGEAVMDLLPRLESSAERRALVLDDGHLVGIVALSDITRAVSWLTTATRSGPVTTAKQGRHGDG
- a CDS encoding OsmC family protein; translation: MSGQSYAVFVRDHELTVDQPVDAGGSDEGPTPVELFVSSLASCAAYYAGRFLERQHLPNESLRVRAEFDMADDRPARVSAVRMRIELPEEIGTVRRRSLLAVVDHCTVHNSLRVPPEVSVGVG
- a CDS encoding universal stress protein is translated as MNQSTYECLIVGVDGSAASLAALRWSAAQARLLRTHVVAVHAWLPTGARRAPYAPAAELPTPEQDRRRAAERLHGMVSRLLELDPEAQVRTLLDQGSPVPVLLRHARHALLLALGRGPRVDITLPALGSVARDCVRCAKCPVVTVPESPSELTACPVPLGEDSAVRLEQA